One Dissulfuribacter thermophilus DNA window includes the following coding sequences:
- the ppsA gene encoding phosphoenolpyruvate synthase yields the protein MSEKPFILWFDQIGIEDVPLVGGKNASLGEMYQHLTSKGVQVPNGFAITAEAYKHLLKEAGVEAAIRDALDGLDTHNIQDLKKRGKKVRDIILKADFPSDLEEAILDAYKKMEEIYGKDVDVAVRSSATAEDLPDASFAGQQETYLNIRGGDSLIKACQKCFASLFTDRAISYRQDKGFGHFDVYLSIAVQKMIRSDSASSGVMFTMDTESGFDKVVFITGAWGLGENVVQGVVNPDEFYVFKPTLKEGFRPVISKKLGPKQKKMVYTDNPKSPVKNKATTKKERNTYVLSDDEILTLAKWACIIEEHYKKPMDIEWAKDGDGETVGTGGLFIVQARPETVHSQKDSQSFETYVLKETGNVLATGNAVGSKIGQGKAKVINDVKDITKFKKGEVLVTDMTDPDWEPIMKIASAIVTNRGGRTCHAAIVSRELGIPCIVGTEDGTEKIKDGQNVTVSCADGEEGKVYEGLLDFEVQRLDLKDIPKTKTKIMMNVGIPEQAFTQCQIPNDGVGLARLEFIINSHIGIHPLALLNYDELKKKARRDKQIKEIVKAIDEKTPHYEDKAEFFVDTLAQGVARIAAGFYPNDVIVRLSDFKSNEYANLIGGQIYEPEEHNPMIGWRGASRYYSPNFEPAFALECQALKRVRDEMGLSNVKVMIPFCRTVEEGKKVIGVMEKYGLKQGENGLEVYVMCEIPSNVVLADEFAKVFDGFSIGSNDLTQLTLGLDRDSELVSHIYDERNEAVKRLVRQVIDVAKKTKRKIGICGQAPSDFPDFAEFLVECGIDSMSLTPDTAVKTRLLVAEKEKALGIK from the coding sequence ATGAGTGAGAAGCCATTCATTTTGTGGTTTGACCAGATTGGAATCGAAGATGTCCCCCTTGTGGGGGGAAAGAATGCATCTTTGGGGGAAATGTACCAACACCTTACTTCAAAGGGTGTACAGGTGCCAAATGGTTTTGCTATCACGGCAGAAGCATATAAGCACCTTTTAAAAGAGGCTGGGGTGGAAGCTGCCATTAGAGATGCGCTTGATGGCCTTGATACCCATAATATTCAGGATCTGAAAAAGAGGGGTAAAAAGGTAAGAGACATCATCTTGAAGGCAGATTTCCCATCGGATCTGGAAGAGGCCATCCTAGACGCCTATAAGAAGATGGAAGAGATTTACGGGAAAGACGTGGACGTGGCAGTCCGTTCTTCTGCTACTGCAGAGGACTTACCAGATGCATCTTTTGCAGGGCAGCAGGAGACTTATCTAAATATAAGAGGTGGAGATAGCCTCATTAAGGCCTGTCAAAAATGTTTTGCAAGTCTATTTACTGACAGGGCCATTTCATACAGACAGGACAAGGGGTTTGGTCACTTTGATGTCTACCTCTCCATAGCGGTTCAGAAGATGATTAGAAGTGACAGCGCGAGCTCTGGCGTCATGTTCACCATGGATACAGAGAGCGGATTTGATAAGGTAGTATTCATTACTGGAGCATGGGGGCTTGGTGAAAACGTCGTCCAGGGAGTAGTGAATCCAGATGAGTTTTATGTGTTTAAGCCGACCTTAAAAGAAGGTTTCAGACCTGTTATCTCCAAAAAGCTTGGTCCGAAACAAAAAAAGATGGTCTATACAGACAATCCAAAATCTCCTGTAAAGAACAAGGCCACCACTAAGAAGGAGAGAAACACATATGTCCTCTCGGACGATGAGATTTTAACCCTTGCAAAGTGGGCCTGTATCATTGAAGAGCACTATAAAAAGCCCATGGATATCGAGTGGGCCAAGGACGGTGATGGAGAGACTGTTGGGACAGGTGGGCTCTTCATAGTCCAGGCAAGACCTGAGACAGTCCATTCACAAAAGGATTCACAGAGTTTTGAGACCTACGTGCTCAAAGAAACTGGAAATGTCCTTGCCACTGGTAATGCTGTTGGCTCCAAAATTGGCCAGGGTAAAGCCAAGGTCATTAATGACGTCAAAGACATCACAAAATTCAAGAAAGGCGAGGTCCTAGTCACTGACATGACTGACCCTGACTGGGAGCCAATAATGAAGATCGCCTCAGCAATCGTTACCAATCGCGGTGGAAGGACCTGTCATGCTGCCATTGTCTCTAGGGAACTTGGAATCCCCTGTATTGTTGGGACTGAAGATGGGACGGAGAAGATCAAAGACGGCCAGAATGTAACGGTCTCTTGTGCTGACGGTGAAGAAGGTAAGGTCTATGAAGGTCTTTTGGATTTTGAAGTACAGCGTCTCGACCTTAAGGATATTCCAAAGACCAAGACCAAGATCATGATGAATGTGGGTATCCCAGAGCAGGCCTTTACCCAGTGTCAGATACCAAATGACGGCGTAGGTCTCGCAAGGCTAGAGTTTATAATTAACTCCCACATAGGCATCCATCCACTTGCCCTTCTCAACTATGACGAGCTAAAGAAAAAGGCTAGACGCGATAAGCAGATAAAGGAGATCGTTAAGGCAATAGATGAAAAGACTCCTCATTATGAAGACAAGGCCGAGTTCTTTGTAGATACTCTGGCCCAAGGAGTTGCCCGTATAGCTGCTGGTTTTTATCCCAATGATGTCATAGTTAGGCTAAGTGATTTTAAATCAAATGAATATGCAAATCTCATAGGTGGTCAAATATACGAGCCTGAAGAGCACAACCCCATGATAGGTTGGCGTGGGGCATCAAGGTATTATAGTCCAAACTTTGAACCTGCATTTGCGCTTGAGTGCCAGGCCCTGAAGAGGGTGAGAGACGAAATGGGGCTTTCAAATGTAAAGGTAATGATCCCCTTCTGCAGGACTGTTGAAGAGGGTAAAAAGGTCATTGGAGTAATGGAAAAGTATGGCCTCAAGCAGGGTGAAAATGGTCTTGAGGTCTACGTAATGTGCGAGATTCCAAGTAACGTGGTGCTTGCAGACGAATTTGCAAAGGTGTTTGATGGATTCTCCATTGGTTCAAATGACCTTACTCAGCTCACCCTTGGTTTGGATAGGGATTCAGAGCTCGTAAGCCATATCTATGACGAGAGGAATGAGGCTGTAAAGCGCCTGGTACGCCAGGTAATCGATGTTGCCAAAAAGACCAAGCGCAAGATTGGAATCTGCGGCCAGGCACCAAGTGATTTCCCAGACTTTGCGGAGTTCCTCGTAGAATGCGGTATAGATTCCATGAGTCTTACCCCTGATACAGCGGTGAAGACAAGACTCCTTGTAGCAGAGAAGGAAAAGGCCTTGGGTATCAAATAA
- the recJ gene encoding single-stranded-DNA-specific exonuclease RecJ, with translation MKSLILDRHWEFRAPSKTARRLSERLEIPIAIAGYLEDCGICTEEAARVHLEPELRAMTAPWLMKDMEKAVTRIVDAVVRRELIGIFGDYDADGVTSTAIISLFFRTIGQPHVIYIPHRENDGYGLNEAGIRYLHSKGATLMVTVDCGITGATEVEFAQSLGLDVIVTDHHEPGDEIPSCVAVLNPKRQDCSYPFEGLAGVGVAFNLIVALRAALRERGFFRSIPEPNLKEFLDLVTIGTIGDIVPLVYENRIFTRTGLNVIRNSRRPGIQALLSECTVKGDVGVSEVAFRLVPRINAAGRMDHAKTALNLMLTEDHTEAQNLASILSRYNSERQRIEARIFKEALELAEHEIDSPIIILVNPGWKKGVIGIVASKLMDRLKRPVILLTEEPDGSLEGSGRSTSQFDLYAILKSCEEYLEGFGGHRAAAGLRLRAENFEAFKEATISTVKSMEVSRTPGLKIHFDMSVESLGDPGLKDVLSKLEPFGPGCEPPVLRLQNFLVKNMNIVGRNHLKLLLVPKDSLYVRPVEVLGWGMGELQELPWGKLELACTPFFNNWNGQRTLQLKLMDARYHRHEA, from the coding sequence ATGAAGTCACTGATTTTAGACAGACACTGGGAGTTTAGGGCGCCTTCCAAAACGGCCAGGCGTCTGTCAGAAAGATTAGAGATCCCCATTGCTATAGCAGGATACCTAGAGGACTGCGGCATTTGCACAGAAGAGGCTGCACGAGTTCATCTGGAGCCGGAGCTAAGGGCAATGACTGCCCCTTGGCTTATGAAGGACATGGAAAAGGCGGTAACTCGTATAGTAGATGCTGTCGTGCGTCGTGAACTCATTGGTATTTTTGGTGATTACGATGCAGATGGTGTTACCTCTACCGCAATAATCTCCCTTTTCTTTCGTACTATAGGCCAGCCACATGTTATTTATATCCCACATCGAGAAAATGATGGTTACGGGTTGAATGAGGCTGGGATAAGGTACCTCCACTCCAAGGGCGCAACGCTCATGGTCACTGTCGATTGTGGAATAACGGGTGCCACAGAAGTTGAATTTGCCCAATCTCTTGGACTAGATGTAATCGTCACAGATCATCATGAGCCAGGAGACGAAATTCCCAGTTGTGTAGCTGTGCTTAATCCAAAACGTCAAGATTGTTCCTATCCATTTGAGGGGTTAGCTGGGGTGGGAGTTGCTTTCAATCTGATAGTAGCTCTACGTGCTGCATTGAGAGAAAGGGGATTTTTTCGTTCTATCCCTGAACCCAATCTAAAGGAGTTTTTAGATCTGGTGACCATTGGGACCATTGGAGATATTGTCCCTCTTGTCTATGAAAACAGGATCTTCACAAGGACAGGACTCAATGTAATTCGTAACTCAAGACGGCCTGGAATTCAGGCCCTGCTCTCTGAATGTACTGTAAAGGGAGATGTTGGAGTGAGTGAGGTGGCCTTTAGGCTGGTTCCAAGGATCAATGCAGCAGGTCGAATGGACCATGCTAAGACCGCCCTGAATCTAATGCTTACGGAGGATCATACAGAGGCCCAAAATCTCGCCTCCATTTTGAGCCGTTACAATTCTGAACGTCAGCGAATTGAAGCACGTATCTTCAAAGAGGCCCTTGAGCTTGCAGAGCATGAAATAGATTCCCCCATAATAATCCTGGTAAACCCTGGATGGAAAAAAGGAGTAATAGGAATTGTGGCCTCAAAACTTATGGATAGATTAAAGCGCCCGGTGATTTTACTGACTGAGGAACCAGATGGTTCCTTAGAGGGGTCAGGAAGGAGCACATCTCAATTTGACCTCTATGCTATACTGAAATCATGCGAAGAATATTTAGAAGGGTTTGGAGGCCATCGTGCTGCAGCTGGGTTGAGGTTGAGGGCGGAAAATTTTGAGGCCTTTAAGGAGGCTACAATCTCTACAGTAAAAAGTATGGAAGTTTCTAGGACACCAGGACTAAAAATTCATTTTGATATGTCAGTAGAATCTTTAGGAGACCCAGGCCTTAAAGATGTCTTATCTAAATTAGAGCCGTTTGGCCCTGGATGTGAGCCCCCGGTTTTAAGACTTCAGAATTTTCTGGTAAAGAATATGAATATCGTAGGAAGAAACCACTTAAAGTTACTACTTGTCCCAAAAGATTCATTATATGTTCGTCCAGTGGAGGTCCTGGGGTGGGGCATGGGAGAATTACAGGAGCTTCCGTGGGGAAAACTAGAATTAGCTTGTACCCCATTTTTCAATAACTGGAACGGGCAAAGAACCCTCCAACTCAAACTAATGGATGCCCGCTACCATCGTCATGAAGCTTAA
- a CDS encoding AAA family ATPase — MPATIVMKLKRLVIRGFKSFPDRTILSFPSQGVSAIVGPNGCGKSNILDAIRWVLGEQSPKMLRARSMDEVIYSGPNGRGVGYAEVKMVLEEVGGKKSVEIARRLYKSGETNYLLDGRPVRLKDIQYLFMDTGSGTRAYALVDQGQVSRFVEMGPEERKTLIEEAAGISKYKQKRRETEVRLKKTLENIERLNDILTEVKRERKEAKRDAEVALKYQALKADYHKVKKAILGSTYKKYIEKKEEIEVKLKDIRLKVLALDSDLGRIHSSLSRLEDEVFTLEERYNERSEEEKRLSQQLREHKLKTEQREEHLRRLTDDLRERELRIKDISHRTKGLISKKESLKERIHLKNDQIRLLEGKINELVAAKRDVEALVLEIKEELESLKDRFVDVSSNLARKEGELKASLKQKAEIQNRISKIQQKILELSKREKILTQELEDKNERYLALKLEQDSLSQKIQDIQAELKEIQEKEREIKQKFEKVSQDLGVSTQRMTALSEIVEGGLDLFESTRRFLKELKRKDIPFKGILVDFLNIEPGKERIVEKALSEVVLQGILFENKDTMKAAKDLLSEMELDGPIWLFWMEEKAESEPSMEKDAPLLSFIDAPHDVLPPILRRLSGLKPSNNMWIDGDGEALFLGKEVEKGDGLIERRAELLSLKNKVAELQKEYNSLKKALEEVLVSRQEKEKRLKEIRTMASKNRDESIKLEASLVHLKKELQGFKDRLQGLRLEKSALELDYKEMEGTDGLLQERVEALRKQLADIQGKLDERKQALADYEKVLKSRDENISQLKQELTKERTMLEGSERDLNGVEKALRKLEKERVSLDSEISKAREQIERQRNDLFSAKDLISKNEVRLYEIQEAKEEVYRGLRSIRDKIANLSKEKADLEAKRRKLVEALHASELSLSRVLERMNSVNDEAKEAFSQDIEEVWEEWASLMHLAKDLNKELKRLKKAMDSLGPVNHSAVDKLKELDERVLFLEEQLKDLEGSYRDLKEAISKIDSRCRLRLKDAIKGINEQLEQVFSLLFEGGSARLSVSGEERDILDVGIDFMVKLPGKSVRSLNLLSGGEKALSALSLIFSIFFLKPAPFCVLDEVDAALDEANCLRFARLLKEVAKRSQVILITHNPRVMEAADCLFGVTMEEKGVSKLVSVRLESFNA, encoded by the coding sequence ATGCCCGCTACCATCGTCATGAAGCTTAAACGCCTTGTTATAAGAGGATTCAAATCTTTTCCCGACAGGACCATTCTCTCCTTCCCAAGTCAAGGGGTGTCTGCCATTGTTGGCCCAAATGGTTGTGGTAAGTCCAATATACTTGATGCAATCCGTTGGGTCCTTGGCGAGCAGAGTCCTAAAATGTTAAGGGCAAGGTCCATGGACGAGGTCATCTACAGTGGACCTAATGGAAGGGGAGTGGGATATGCTGAAGTGAAAATGGTCCTTGAGGAAGTAGGTGGTAAAAAGTCTGTTGAGATTGCCCGAAGACTCTACAAATCTGGTGAAACCAACTATCTACTTGATGGACGACCTGTAAGGTTAAAAGACATTCAATACCTGTTCATGGATACTGGCTCTGGTACCCGTGCCTATGCCCTTGTAGACCAGGGGCAGGTCTCTCGTTTTGTAGAAATGGGGCCAGAGGAGAGAAAGACCCTGATAGAAGAGGCGGCAGGCATTTCAAAGTACAAACAAAAGAGGCGAGAGACAGAAGTCCGCTTGAAAAAGACCTTGGAAAACATTGAGCGCCTAAACGACATTTTAACTGAGGTCAAGCGAGAGAGGAAAGAGGCAAAACGTGATGCAGAAGTAGCCTTGAAATATCAGGCGCTTAAAGCTGATTATCATAAGGTGAAAAAGGCAATATTGGGCTCAACCTATAAAAAATATATTGAAAAAAAGGAAGAAATTGAAGTTAAACTCAAGGATATACGCCTAAAGGTTCTAGCCCTGGATTCAGATCTTGGAAGGATTCATTCAAGCCTCTCTCGGCTCGAAGATGAGGTATTTACACTAGAGGAACGGTACAATGAAAGAAGTGAGGAGGAAAAGAGGCTTTCCCAGCAGTTAAGAGAACACAAACTGAAAACAGAACAAAGAGAGGAACACTTAAGGCGGCTTACAGATGATCTTCGTGAAAGGGAATTGAGAATAAAAGACATTTCTCATCGGACAAAGGGGCTTATTTCCAAAAAAGAGAGTTTAAAAGAAAGGATTCATCTCAAGAACGATCAAATACGCCTATTAGAGGGAAAAATAAATGAACTTGTAGCGGCTAAACGCGATGTAGAGGCCCTTGTATTAGAAATAAAGGAGGAGCTTGAGAGTTTAAAAGACAGGTTTGTAGATGTCTCCAGTAATCTTGCAAGGAAAGAAGGTGAACTTAAGGCAAGTCTAAAGCAAAAAGCTGAAATCCAAAACAGAATCAGTAAGATCCAACAAAAGATTTTGGAGCTTTCAAAAAGAGAGAAGATATTAACTCAAGAGTTGGAGGATAAAAACGAAAGATATTTGGCTTTAAAGTTAGAACAGGACTCTCTTTCACAAAAGATACAGGATATTCAGGCAGAATTAAAGGAGATTCAAGAGAAAGAGAGGGAGATTAAGCAAAAATTTGAGAAGGTTTCACAGGACCTTGGAGTATCCACTCAACGTATGACCGCCCTATCAGAGATAGTAGAGGGTGGTCTTGATCTTTTTGAGTCCACACGAAGGTTTTTGAAGGAGCTTAAAAGGAAAGACATACCATTTAAGGGAATACTAGTAGATTTTCTGAATATTGAGCCAGGCAAGGAGAGGATTGTTGAGAAGGCTTTGAGTGAAGTGGTGCTTCAGGGAATATTGTTTGAAAATAAAGATACAATGAAGGCTGCAAAGGATCTTCTTTCTGAAATGGAGCTTGATGGCCCTATATGGCTTTTTTGGATGGAAGAGAAAGCGGAGTCTGAGCCCTCCATGGAGAAAGATGCGCCCCTTCTATCTTTCATTGACGCCCCCCATGATGTTTTGCCGCCCATCTTGAGGCGTCTTTCAGGTCTTAAGCCAAGTAACAATATGTGGATCGATGGGGATGGTGAGGCACTTTTTCTCGGTAAAGAGGTTGAAAAGGGAGATGGGTTAATCGAGAGGAGGGCAGAGTTATTGAGTCTTAAAAACAAGGTTGCCGAACTTCAAAAAGAATACAATTCCCTTAAAAAGGCCTTAGAGGAGGTATTGGTTTCACGACAAGAGAAAGAAAAGAGGCTTAAAGAAATACGGACCATGGCCTCTAAGAATAGAGACGAGTCAATAAAATTAGAGGCCTCTTTAGTTCATCTAAAAAAGGAGCTCCAGGGATTTAAAGATCGATTACAAGGACTTCGTCTGGAAAAGTCCGCACTTGAGCTCGATTATAAAGAAATGGAAGGGACTGATGGGCTCCTACAGGAACGCGTAGAGGCCTTGAGGAAGCAATTGGCGGATATCCAAGGAAAACTTGATGAAAGGAAGCAGGCACTGGCAGACTATGAAAAGGTGCTTAAGTCAAGAGATGAAAATATATCTCAACTAAAACAGGAACTCACAAAAGAGCGCACAATGCTTGAGGGTAGTGAGCGGGATTTAAACGGTGTTGAAAAGGCCTTAAGGAAGCTTGAAAAGGAGAGGGTATCTTTAGATAGTGAAATTAGTAAGGCTAGAGAGCAGATTGAGAGGCAGAGAAATGATCTTTTTTCAGCAAAGGATCTGATATCGAAGAATGAAGTACGCCTTTACGAAATTCAGGAGGCAAAAGAGGAAGTTTACAGAGGGCTACGGTCTATTAGAGATAAAATTGCAAACCTTTCTAAGGAAAAGGCAGATCTTGAGGCAAAGAGAAGGAAACTGGTTGAGGCCCTTCATGCATCTGAGCTTTCTCTTTCCAGGGTTCTTGAGCGGATGAATTCAGTAAATGACGAGGCCAAAGAGGCCTTTTCACAGGATATTGAGGAGGTGTGGGAGGAATGGGCCTCGCTTATGCATTTAGCGAAGGATCTAAATAAGGAATTAAAGCGTCTAAAGAAGGCAATGGATTCCCTTGGCCCAGTAAATCACAGTGCCGTAGATAAGCTCAAGGAACTCGATGAGCGTGTTTTGTTTCTAGAAGAGCAACTCAAGGACCTGGAAGGATCTTATAGAGATCTCAAGGAGGCTATTTCAAAGATCGATTCAAGGTGTAGACTGAGACTTAAAGATGCCATTAAAGGCATAAATGAACAGCTTGAACAGGTGTTTTCGCTGCTATTTGAGGGCGGAAGCGCACGTCTTTCTGTCTCTGGCGAGGAAAGGGATATCCTTGATGTGGGTATAGACTTTATGGTAAAGCTTCCTGGTAAGTCAGTGAGAAGTCTTAATCTCCTTTCAGGTGGGGAAAAGGCCCTTTCTGCACTAAGCCTCATCTTTTCCATATTCTTTCTTAAGCCCGCGCCATTTTGTGTGCTCGATGAAGTTGATGCAGCCCTGGATGAAGCAAACTGTCTTCGTTTTGCACGACTCCTGAAGGAAGTTGCGAAAAGATCCCAAGTAATCCTGATTACCCACAATCCCAGGGTAATGGAGGCAGCTGATTGCCTTTTTGGCGTTACCATGGAGGAAAAAGGGGTTTCAAAACTAGTATCAGTAAGGTTGGAGTCATTCAATGCCTGA
- a CDS encoding SagB/ThcOx family dehydrogenase has product MPDLKKTIAYLYMEETKFDRDTLYERVRPNILPAEPFKRYKDAEKVLLARRWDGKSADLWKVLQERRSRRNYTRAAISLGDLSILLWASQGVTAQAGPYYLRTAPSAGALYSIETYLVAERVEGVKPGLYHYDVKGFQLETLKKGEFLNDISRIALGQGFLRDAACVFIWTSVLRRTMSKYGNRGLRYIFLDAGHICQNLMLASEALDLGACPVAAFFDMELNEFLGIDGIEETAIYLAAVGRIE; this is encoded by the coding sequence ATGCCTGATTTAAAAAAAACGATTGCCTATCTTTATATGGAAGAAACAAAGTTTGATCGTGATACCCTGTATGAACGGGTCAGACCAAATATCCTTCCGGCAGAACCATTCAAACGTTATAAAGACGCGGAAAAAGTGCTTCTGGCACGGCGTTGGGATGGAAAAAGCGCAGATCTGTGGAAGGTGCTGCAAGAGAGGAGGTCCAGGCGCAACTATACACGTGCTGCCATATCCCTTGGAGACCTTTCAATTCTCTTGTGGGCAAGTCAGGGGGTCACAGCTCAAGCAGGTCCATATTATCTCAGAACCGCACCTTCTGCAGGTGCTCTTTATTCCATAGAGACCTATTTGGTGGCAGAACGGGTAGAAGGGGTAAAGCCTGGGCTCTACCACTATGATGTAAAGGGGTTTCAACTTGAGACCCTAAAAAAGGGAGAATTTCTTAATGACATTTCACGAATTGCCCTTGGACAGGGGTTTTTGCGGGATGCTGCATGTGTTTTCATCTGGACCTCTGTGCTCAGACGTACAATGTCAAAGTACGGGAATAGGGGGCTTCGCTATATTTTTTTGGATGCTGGCCATATTTGCCAGAATCTTATGCTTGCATCTGAGGCACTCGATCTTGGAGCATGCCCTGTAGCAGCTTTTTTTGATATGGAATTAAATGAATTTCTCGGTATTGATGGCATTGAAGAAACTGCCATTTACCTTGCAGCTGTTGGGAGGATTGAATAA